The genome window CCACGCCGACCGTGAAAGCCCTGGAGGCGCGCGACGCAATCGCCAACGGCGCGGACGAAATTGACATGGTGATAAACGTGGGCGCGCTCAAGTCCGGCAACGACGCGCTGGTGTTCGACGATATCAGGGCCGTGCGCGAGGCTACGCGCGGGCATGTCCTTAAAGTGATTATCGAAACCGCGTATCTGACCGACGAGGAGAAAGTGCGCGCGTGCGCCATGTCGAAACAGGCGCAGGCGGATTTTGTAAAGACCTCCACCGGGTTCGGGCCGGGCGGCGCGACGGCGGCCGATGTGGCCCTGATGCGCAAAGTGGTCGGCAGTGGAATGGGAGTGAAGGCGTCCGGCGGGATCCGCAACACCGAAGACGCCCAGGCGATGATCAAGGCCGGAGCGAGCAGGCTGGGCACAAGTGCGAGCATCGGAATCGTGACGGGGCTGCAAGGCGCTTCGAGCGGCTATTAATTTCAAAACTGATGGGGAGAACCGAATATGAAAGAAGCATTGGGGCTGGTTGAAACGAAAGGTTTTATCGGGATGATCGAAGCGTCCGACGCGATGGCGAAAGCCGCGAAAGTCACGCTGATCGGCTATGAAAAAATCGGGTCGGCTTATGTCACCACGATGTGCAAGGGCGAAGTGGGCGCGGTGCGCGCCGCCGTGGAAGCCGGCGCGGCCGCCGCGCAGAAAGTGGGCGAGCTTGTCGGTATTCATGTGATACCCAGGCCCCATGACGGCCTTGACAGGTATATGGACAAGATCAGCGTAAGGGCGGACTAGTCCGTACCCTTTCCGGCCATGCTGACTGAAAACGATATCGCCGATATTATTTACGGGCTGCTGTCGGGGCATGGATTGCTGTCAGCCCGGGCGGGCGGCGACGCGGCGGCAGGCGTGCCGGCCTGTGCTGTGGCGGATACGGCGAAAATTTCCGCGGCGGTATCAGGTTCCGTTTCCGGCCCCGGCAAGACGCCTGCGGCCGGGCCCGGGCCGAAAGAGTTTAAAAGCGGGTATGCGACCGGATTTTACAAAGGTTTTTCGCATGCCGCGAAACCGGCTCCGGGAAAAGCGGCCGCGTTCGGCGCGAAAGGCGGACGCTATTACGGGCCAGCCGCGCGGCCGAAAAGAGTGTTTATGACCGACCGGGAGCTGCGGATCATGTTGCGGCCCGGGTCGAAGCTGCTGACGGTTCCGCGCGGGACGGTAATAAGTCCGCTCGCGCTGGACTGGATTGAGTTTGAAGCGATCGGACTGCGGTTTGAATGAGAGTTACGGATTGAGCGTCAGTGTATGATCAAATACTGGGAAATAAGAGCGATGCCGTCGCCGGAGGACGAGAGCAGACACTGTCTGTACCTCGACGGCGACACTATTGATGTTGATATGCTGCTTATGAAACTGGGCAATATCTGCAGCCGGCCGCTGATGGCCGAGCCGCCATATACTTACGCTCTGTATCTGTACGATACGAATGAGGAAATTCTTTTGAAAAGCGAGCGGGTTGTTGCCGATATCGTGCGGCGCAGCCAGCGCAGAAAAGGAAGGAAAGCGGAGCTTGCGCCTGACAATTTCGGGAAACTTCAAAATCCGGCGTCCGAGTTCACGCCGAGCTCGGAAACCATTGTAGAGCGTGACGCGCTGTACGCGCCGCCGGAAACGCTGTACACCGCTTTTGCCGAGCCGGAACCGGTTCGGCGCGGCAAGCCGGGCGCCCGGCCCGGCCGGCGGCCCTCAAGGGATACGCCGCGCGAAAAGACGAAAGATTCTTCCCGGCCGGAAATGCCGGCGGAACCGGCGGTTTCGTTCAAGCCGGAGCTTGCTCCCGCCGTGCAGGAGGAAGTGGAGGCGCTTGAGCGCGGCCGCAAAGGCATGATCAAGGAGCTGAGATTCACTGTTATCCCGGAAGTGCCGCCCAATCCCGCCGCGCCCCCGCCCAGACCGGCATTGCGTCCGGCGGGCCCTGTGCCGCCGCGCGCGATGCAGCCTGCCGGTCCGGCCAAGGCCGAGCCGGACGCGTCGGACCGGCTGATGCCGGCGCCGCCGCGCGTGCCGGTGAAACCGACTATTCGCCAGGTCAGCCCTCCGCCTCAGCAGCGTCCGCCCGTACAGACCGTGCGGCAGGCCGCGCCCGCGCCGCAGCAGCAGCGTCCTCCCGCACAGACCGTGCGGCAGGCTGCGCCCGCGCCGCAGCCGGTCAACCCGACACAGCCGTCCGGTCCGGCCGATATGATGGATATGTTTAACAGTGGCAATTTGAGGATGACTGCGTCTTCGCTGCGGCTGACCTCGTCGTCCGCGGGGCCGGTGAAACAGGGCGCGGCCGTGCCTGCGAAAGCAAAGGCTGTGGCGGGCAAGCGCGAGCCGTGGACGGTGGACGCGCCGCTTAATCCGATTTTTACCGCGGAGCGGCTGATTCCTTCGGTCAACCGGTTCGCGCACGCGGCGGCGCTTTCGACGATAGACAGCCCGGGCAGCATGTATAACCCGCTTTTCATGCATGGAGTGGCGGGTTCCGGCAAGACGCATTTTCTGTCGGCTGTGGCCTACGGCATCGGCGCTAAAAAAGGCGCGGACAAAGTGTTTGTAACCGACGGCACGCGTTTTTCGCGCGGCGTACACCAGATGATTCTGCGCAATACCGTGGCGGATTTCGAGGCGAAGCTGATGGGGATGGAGGCCATCTGCATAGATGACATTCACCTGATGGCGCTGGGCGAGGAGAACCGCCGTTATATCGCCGGCTGGCTGGCGGAGTTTAAAAAAGCCCGCAAGCAGATAGTGGTAACGTCTTCGGTGTCCGGTCCGGCGGTGCGCGAACTGGAAACGCGGCTGGGGTTCGAGTTCAGCTCCTCCAAGTCCGCGGTCGAGCTGAAAGCGCCGGCCGAGGAACAGAAACGCGAGGTGGTGCGCGAAATGGTGTCATGGCTTGACGCCAACATAGCCGAAGAGGAGCAGGACAGCTATCTGGTGCGGCGCGACAGCAATCTCAGCGCGGTTTTGCGTTCGATGCTGCGGCTCAAGGCCATGGAAACGATAGTGCCGGCGCATAATCCGCCGCTGACTACGGTAAATATGCTCGATATCATTTTCGGCGGCGCGAGCGAGGCGGAAGGCGACCCGAATGATGCCGAATTGAAAAAAGTCCAGAATTTTACGCCCAAAGGAACCGGCGGCTGGGGCAAGTGGGGCTTTTTCGGGCCGATGGGGCAGGACCGGTATCTTGACTGGGTGATGGCCAGCATTACCGAGCGAGCCAAGGAGCTTGGCCTGGCGGGCAGTTTTGTGCCTGCCGCCAGAATGGAGTATGATCCGTCCATGCTGGCCGCGTCGGCGTTTAAAATCGCGGAGGAATGCGATTCCAAGGATCTGTACGGTGCGGTGGTGCTCGGAGTGCCGGGTTCGGACTCACAGAAAATGGCGGTGTTTTCCGAGTCGCTGCGGCATATGCTGGGGAGCCTGTCGGTGCGGCTGGCCTGGTTCGACCGGGAAAAGCTGCGCGCGCCGTCTTCCTATGTGAGAGTGTTGCTTGATCTGCTGGGGTAAGCCCGGGCGTTTTAACGGGCGAAAAAAGGAGGCTGTATGCGTGTTTTGAAAATAGCGGTTATTATGCTGGCGGGGTTGCTGGCGGGCTGTGGGTCCGCCGGGCCGAAAAGCGTTGTTAAAAACGGTTCGCTGGCGCCGGAGTTTCTCGACACCAGTATAGACAAGGAATATCTGTGGGTGCGCGGGCTCGGCGCCGCGGGCGAGAAGTATGCCGACGCCACCCAGCGCAGGATCATGTCGCGCGAGGCGGCGATCGCCAACGCGCAGCTGCGGGCGACGGAATATCTCAATGGCGCGGCCGTGAATTCCAAAACGCGCGTGGAAAACGGCGTGACGGACGACCAGCAGCTGCTTGTCACGGTTAACGCGGCCGTCGCGCATGCGGAGGTGGTTTCCGCGGAATACACCAAGGACGACGGCTGCGCCGTGGTGGTGCGGCTGAAGCTGTCGGAAATCAACCGCGGCGGAATTATCGTCAAGCCGGAGTGAACATGAAAAAAATTGCCCTGGTTTGTTGCGTGGCGGGCGCGGTTCTGCTGGCGGGTTGCGCGAATATGAAGGTTGGGTCAGGCTGGTCGGGCGAGAAGGTCAAGGGGGAAGGGTTCGCCAAGTACACGCCGGAAGATCCGGCCGGGATGCGCGCGGCGGCGCTGGTATCGGCCCAGCGCAATGCCGTGGAAAAGGTGGTGGGGGTGTTCGTGTCGGCCAAAACGCTGGTGCGCGAATCCATCACTATTGACCAGAAGATACTGGCCCGGACCCAGGGTTTTATAAAAACCTATAAAGTGCTTGACGAGGGCCGGCAGGGCGATCTGTACCGGGTGCAGATAAAGGCCGTGGTGCTGGTATCCGACGTAAATAACGTGATCGGCGAGCTGCAGCTGGACCGGCCGGTTTATGACAAGAAGGTGCTGTTCATCGCCGCCGAGCCGGGCGCGGAATACGCGAGCGATTTGCGGACGGGAGTGTTCGGCGCGTTCGAAAAAAACGGGTTTGCGATGCTGGAGGACGCGGCTTTCGCCTCGTCCGGCGCGGGCGACACGGCGGCGGTTCTTGTGCGCGCGCGGGCGGCGGGCGCGGATTTCGCTCTGCGGGCAGAAGCGGCCGCGTATCCGCTTGAAGGCGTGCCGGGGCTGGGCGGCTCGTTTGTTTCGATGCGGGCAAAAATCACCTTGAAACTGCTGGAGGTTTCCTCCGGCAGGACGGTGGCGGAAGAAAGCCGCGAGGCCAGCGCGATAGACCCGGTGCGGCAGATCGCGCAGCGTAAAGCCGTTTCCGCGGCGGCCGGACTGGCCGCCGGGATAGTGGAGATGGCGGCGCGGCGCGCGGCGTCGGGCGGAGTGGTGATAACGCTGTCCGTCGAGGGGCTGGACGGAATTGAGCAGGTCGCCCGCATAAAAACCGCACTGGATTCCACACTCGGCGTGGAGTCTTACAACCTGCGCCGGTATGTGCACGGCGAGGCCAGATTTGATGTGAATGTCAGTTCAATAACCGGCGAGGAACTGGCTTCTTCGATACTGCGGCAGCTGCCGTTTAAGATGCTGTCGGTCACGCAGTATGCGGTGGAGCTGGCGGTGGAAGACTGAACCGGAACGCCGCCGGCGCGCGGGCGCAAATGCGGAGTTAACAGGATTTTAATGCTTGCCGGACTAAAAAGCGTAGGGATAAGGGGCATAGACGGATTTGCCGTTGCCGTGGAGGTGGACGTGGCGGCGGGGC of Elusimicrobiaceae bacterium contains these proteins:
- the deoC gene encoding deoxyribose-phosphate aldolase; translation: TPTVKALEARDAIANGADEIDMVINVGALKSGNDALVFDDIRAVREATRGHVLKVIIETAYLTDEEKVRACAMSKQAQADFVKTSTGFGPGGATAADVALMRKVVGSGMGVKASGGIRNTEDAQAMIKAGASRLGTSASIGIVTGLQGASSGY
- a CDS encoding BMC domain-containing protein; amino-acid sequence: MKEALGLVETKGFIGMIEASDAMAKAAKVTLIGYEKIGSAYVTTMCKGEVGAVRAAVEAGAAAAQKVGELVGIHVIPRPHDGLDRYMDKISVRAD
- a CDS encoding DnaA/Hda family protein; the protein is MIKYWEIRAMPSPEDESRHCLYLDGDTIDVDMLLMKLGNICSRPLMAEPPYTYALYLYDTNEEILLKSERVVADIVRRSQRRKGRKAELAPDNFGKLQNPASEFTPSSETIVERDALYAPPETLYTAFAEPEPVRRGKPGARPGRRPSRDTPREKTKDSSRPEMPAEPAVSFKPELAPAVQEEVEALERGRKGMIKELRFTVIPEVPPNPAAPPPRPALRPAGPVPPRAMQPAGPAKAEPDASDRLMPAPPRVPVKPTIRQVSPPPQQRPPVQTVRQAAPAPQQQRPPAQTVRQAAPAPQPVNPTQPSGPADMMDMFNSGNLRMTASSLRLTSSSAGPVKQGAAVPAKAKAVAGKREPWTVDAPLNPIFTAERLIPSVNRFAHAAALSTIDSPGSMYNPLFMHGVAGSGKTHFLSAVAYGIGAKKGADKVFVTDGTRFSRGVHQMILRNTVADFEAKLMGMEAICIDDIHLMALGEENRRYIAGWLAEFKKARKQIVVTSSVSGPAVRELETRLGFEFSSSKSAVELKAPAEEQKREVVREMVSWLDANIAEEEQDSYLVRRDSNLSAVLRSMLRLKAMETIVPAHNPPLTTVNMLDIIFGGASEAEGDPNDAELKKVQNFTPKGTGGWGKWGFFGPMGQDRYLDWVMASITERAKELGLAGSFVPAARMEYDPSMLAASAFKIAEECDSKDLYGAVVLGVPGSDSQKMAVFSESLRHMLGSLSVRLAWFDREKLRAPSSYVRVLLDLLG